A window from Cryobacterium sp. PAMC25264 encodes these proteins:
- a CDS encoding YigZ family protein has product MPDLTLRGGIGSRVSAEIDVKRSRFLCRVVRVDTEDAARAAIDAARVEHWGARHHCSAFVVGPSGTPDQVLRSNDDGEPSGTAGRPMLEALSGRGLVDCVTVVTRYFGGTLLGAGGLVRAYSEAVLTTIDLAESRGLLVARERRELFTLALSHADAGRIEAELRQRGVLVLGTTYGENALLSIAGDDAERLGTIVAQVTAGAGELEAIGDEWVDVERESHP; this is encoded by the coding sequence ATGCCCGATCTCACGTTGCGCGGTGGCATCGGCAGCCGGGTCTCGGCCGAGATCGACGTCAAACGATCCAGATTCCTCTGCCGTGTGGTGCGCGTCGACACCGAGGATGCCGCGCGCGCCGCGATCGACGCCGCGCGCGTCGAACACTGGGGCGCGCGCCACCACTGCTCGGCGTTCGTGGTCGGACCGAGCGGCACTCCCGATCAGGTGCTCCGGTCCAACGACGACGGTGAACCGTCGGGAACGGCGGGCCGGCCCATGCTGGAAGCCCTCTCGGGTCGCGGGCTCGTCGACTGCGTCACCGTCGTCACCCGCTATTTCGGCGGCACACTCCTCGGCGCCGGCGGTCTCGTGCGGGCCTATTCCGAGGCCGTTCTCACCACGATCGACCTAGCCGAGTCCCGGGGGCTGCTCGTAGCGCGCGAGCGTCGTGAACTGTTCACGCTCGCACTCTCCCATGCGGACGCCGGTCGTATCGAGGCCGAATTGCGCCAGCGTGGGGTGCTCGTCCTGGGCACGACCTACGGAGAGAATGCCCTGCTCAGTATTGCCGGCGACGACGCCGAGAGGCTGGGCACTATCGTGGCCCAGGTCACCGCCGGAGCGGGGGAGCTGGAGGCCATCGGAGACGAATGGGTCGACGTGGAGCGCGAGTCACACCCCTGA
- a CDS encoding 1-acyl-sn-glycerol-3-phosphate acyltransferase, which translates to MAPIARLVFRPRITGKENIPREGRVILASNHLSFIDSIVIPLTAPRRVQFLAKSTYFTGTGFKGWVSRQFFTSIGAIGVERGAGQAAQVALDAGKEVLDVDGAFAIYPEGTRSLDGRLYRGRTGVAWLALTTGAVVVPVGLIGTQEIMPVGSKMPRIRRISVKFGEPIDVSVHGTADSGRARRKATDDIMAAIHGLTGQELAHSYNESPPTTVVQRVKRAIWWRELR; encoded by the coding sequence ATGGCGCCCATCGCGCGCCTGGTCTTCCGGCCCCGCATCACCGGCAAGGAGAACATTCCACGCGAGGGCCGGGTGATCCTGGCCAGCAACCACCTGTCGTTCATCGACAGCATCGTCATCCCGCTCACCGCGCCGCGCCGGGTGCAGTTCCTGGCCAAGTCCACCTATTTCACCGGCACCGGCTTCAAGGGCTGGGTGTCACGCCAGTTCTTCACCTCGATCGGCGCCATCGGCGTGGAACGTGGCGCGGGCCAGGCAGCCCAGGTGGCCCTCGACGCCGGCAAGGAGGTGCTCGACGTGGATGGCGCTTTCGCGATCTACCCGGAGGGCACCCGCTCCCTCGACGGCCGGCTCTACCGCGGCCGCACCGGCGTGGCGTGGCTGGCCCTCACCACCGGTGCCGTGGTCGTGCCCGTCGGACTGATCGGCACGCAGGAGATCATGCCGGTGGGCTCGAAGATGCCGCGCATCCGCCGCATCAGCGTGAAGTTCGGCGAGCCGATCGACGTGAGCGTGCACGGCACCGCCGACTCCGGCCGGGCCCGCCGCAAGGCCACCGACGACATCATGGCCGCGATCCACGGTTTGACCGGGCAGGAACTGGCGCACAGCTACAACGAGTCGCCGCCGACCACGGTCGTGCAGCGCGTCAAGCGCGCCATCTGGTGGCGCGAACTGCGCTAG
- a CDS encoding 1-deoxy-D-xylulose-5-phosphate reductoisomerase: MQRIIILGSTGSIGTQALDVIKANPTRFEVVGLSAGSNRELLAEQAAEFNVDDTAVGAAEAEQLVRDVDADVVLNGITGSVGLGPTLAALTAGRTLALANKESLIVGGDLVKALAAPGQIVPVDSEHSAIAQALRSGTADEVRRLVLTASGGPFRGRSRAEMANVTPREALAHPTWDMGLVITTNSATLVNKGLEIIEAHLLFDVPYDRIDVVVHPQSLIHSMVEFIDGSTIAQASPPNMRLPISLGLDWPNRVAAVGVPIDWTTPHTWTFEPLDDTAFPAVELAKQVGRARGTYPAVFNASNEQAVLAFHAGRIGYLDIVDTVQRVVEAHETQGELTLESLAEAERWARASADTIIDAISR; this comes from the coding sequence GTGCAGCGAATCATCATTCTCGGGTCCACGGGCTCGATCGGAACCCAGGCGCTCGACGTCATCAAGGCCAATCCCACCCGGTTCGAGGTGGTCGGTCTGTCGGCCGGCAGCAACCGGGAGCTTCTGGCCGAACAGGCCGCGGAGTTCAACGTGGACGACACCGCGGTGGGCGCCGCCGAGGCTGAACAGCTGGTGCGGGATGTCGACGCCGACGTCGTGCTCAACGGCATCACCGGATCGGTGGGGCTGGGCCCGACTCTTGCCGCGCTGACGGCCGGCCGCACGCTGGCGTTGGCGAACAAGGAATCACTCATCGTCGGCGGCGACCTGGTCAAGGCGCTCGCCGCGCCCGGCCAGATCGTGCCGGTCGACTCCGAACACTCCGCCATCGCGCAGGCCCTGCGTTCCGGCACCGCCGACGAGGTTCGCCGCCTGGTGCTCACGGCCTCCGGCGGACCGTTCCGAGGCCGCTCCCGGGCCGAAATGGCGAACGTGACCCCGCGGGAAGCCCTCGCCCACCCCACCTGGGACATGGGCCTGGTCATCACTACCAACTCGGCGACCCTGGTGAACAAAGGTCTCGAGATCATCGAGGCCCACCTGCTCTTCGACGTGCCCTACGACCGGATCGACGTCGTCGTGCACCCGCAGTCGCTCATCCACTCGATGGTCGAGTTCATCGACGGCTCTACCATCGCCCAGGCGTCGCCGCCGAACATGCGCCTGCCCATCTCGCTGGGCCTGGACTGGCCGAACCGGGTGGCCGCGGTGGGTGTGCCGATCGACTGGACCACGCCGCACACCTGGACCTTCGAGCCGCTCGACGACACCGCCTTCCCCGCGGTGGAGCTGGCCAAGCAGGTCGGCCGGGCCCGCGGCACCTACCCGGCGGTGTTCAACGCGTCGAACGAGCAGGCCGTGCTGGCCTTCCACGCTGGACGGATCGGCTACCTCGACATCGTCGACACCGTGCAGCGCGTCGTGGAGGCCCACGAGACCCAGGGCGAGCTGACCCTGGAATCGCTCGCGGAGGCCGAGCGGTGGGCCCGCGCCTCCGCCGACACCATCATCGACGCCATCAGCCGCTGA
- a CDS encoding NAD-binding protein, which translates to MPQHLVVGAGWIGSELARQLVARGDGVTVATRSATPLAGATARSLDASDPVALCLAAERAQTIFLCTNPPYPDWARRWPPVFAAAIAAASVSGANLVVMGNLYPYGSPTGAMTEHSPETTTETKGVIRRDGWRRVLDAHDRGEIRAVEVRASDYFGAG; encoded by the coding sequence ATGCCCCAGCACCTTGTCGTCGGAGCCGGTTGGATCGGCAGCGAGTTGGCTCGCCAATTGGTGGCCCGTGGCGATGGCGTCACTGTCGCCACCCGCTCCGCCACCCCCCTCGCCGGGGCCACGGCACGCTCCCTCGACGCCTCCGATCCGGTGGCCCTCTGCCTGGCAGCCGAGCGCGCACAGACAATTTTCCTCTGCACCAACCCGCCATACCCCGACTGGGCCCGGCGCTGGCCGCCGGTGTTCGCAGCCGCCATCGCCGCGGCATCCGTATCGGGCGCGAACCTCGTGGTGATGGGCAACCTCTACCCCTACGGCTCGCCCACCGGAGCAATGACCGAGCACTCCCCGGAGACCACGACCGAGACCAAGGGCGTGATCCGCCGGGACGGCTGGCGCCGGGTGCTCGACGCGCACGACCGGGGCGAAATCCGGGCCGTCGAGGTGCGCGCGAGCGACTACTTCGGCGCAGGGTGA